One genomic region from Reichenbachiella ulvae encodes:
- a CDS encoding DUF7151 family protein — translation MKVSPIRSTVAILLSIVLFLSNCIEEGSDPIPGDNGINSIVDVVNEAAGDNCSSGGIKVTVGHDLNANGQLEAEEILSTSFVCNGNSGSGGTASPLLVNTTAELPGTNCSNGGTLVEIGTDINNNETLESTEVQSSYFVCNGTDGADGTNGTDGTDGTSGTDGVDGADGVTSLVRATAETAGSNCTTGGMKLEIGLDTNGDGTLNTEEVQSTFYICNGADGTNGTNGTDGVDGSDGLKSLVRVETEPAGTNCANGGIVVRVGLDSDGNGILEEGEYMGTPQYICNGADGSGSGTNGTDGADGKSPIVVSNTDVTTCANGGTELIFGYDEDGDGSLVDGVDTILETVTICNGADGTNGTDGTNGTDGTNGTDGTNGLNTIIQTTADPAGCSNGGVLFNIGLDDDGNNVLDAGEIDATHTICNGIDGTNGTDGTNGTNGLNTLIKVTALGRGESCANGGIQIESGLDTSGDGILDAGEITATQTVCHGTDGVNGTNGLNTIIESTNIGVDCPNGGVSLSMGVDDNSNGVLDAGEEDASETICNGTNGSLVDIATFSGSANGCPNGGLIIRSGVDDSGDGVLDAGEVDDTQYVCNGTNGTNGTDGTSDGVYEFFYAQGLNSYAAALDCTIDEVNVDVANGTSATLSVSANNPEASIDNVNALLKFDQISKLAEKLTGTYYVMEATLFVTYYQDDKSGHTTDGYLGVKALKPVTPDITEGATWNTMNGTDSWFDIELGFTASDADEFSDVYSTVEMVGSGTIPLQLDRSRVEEWIKGKNEGLCLEIYNNKTLTSNQKTAVSLYSSDYKDADATTEYELYKRPTLYIKVMDQNAAGRMMKESESDYKARWASMSYEEKMAPLKRR, via the coding sequence ATGAAAGTTTCACCCATAAGATCAACCGTAGCAATCTTACTTTCAATTGTTCTCTTTCTTTCCAATTGTATAGAAGAAGGATCAGATCCCATACCTGGAGACAATGGAATCAACTCCATAGTAGATGTAGTGAATGAAGCTGCTGGCGACAACTGTAGCAGCGGTGGGATAAAAGTTACCGTAGGCCATGACTTGAATGCCAATGGACAATTAGAAGCAGAAGAAATCCTATCTACCAGTTTTGTTTGTAATGGCAATAGTGGTTCCGGAGGCACTGCCAGCCCATTGTTGGTCAACACCACCGCAGAACTACCTGGCACCAATTGTAGCAATGGAGGAACATTGGTAGAAATTGGTACTGATATCAACAACAACGAAACCTTAGAAAGCACTGAAGTTCAAAGTTCCTATTTTGTATGTAACGGAACTGATGGTGCGGACGGAACCAATGGAACTGATGGCACAGACGGAACCAGCGGGACCGATGGAGTAGATGGTGCTGATGGAGTGACCAGCTTGGTAAGAGCTACTGCCGAAACTGCTGGGAGCAATTGTACCACCGGTGGAATGAAACTTGAAATCGGTCTAGACACAAACGGAGACGGCACACTCAATACTGAAGAAGTTCAATCTACCTTCTATATCTGTAATGGTGCAGATGGCACTAACGGAACCAATGGTACGGATGGCGTAGATGGATCAGATGGCCTTAAATCACTAGTAAGAGTAGAAACAGAGCCAGCAGGTACGAATTGTGCCAATGGCGGAATCGTAGTGAGAGTAGGTCTGGATTCAGATGGCAATGGAATATTGGAAGAAGGAGAATACATGGGTACTCCACAGTATATCTGTAATGGTGCAGATGGAAGTGGATCTGGCACCAACGGTACGGATGGAGCTGATGGCAAAAGCCCAATAGTGGTGAGTAATACAGATGTCACCACCTGTGCCAATGGCGGAACAGAATTGATTTTTGGATATGATGAAGATGGAGATGGCAGTCTGGTAGACGGTGTAGATACCATCTTAGAAACCGTAACCATATGTAATGGTGCTGATGGAACAAATGGTACCGATGGCACGAATGGAACAGATGGAACCAACGGAACTGATGGCACTAATGGCCTCAATACCATTATTCAAACTACAGCGGATCCAGCAGGCTGCTCTAATGGTGGAGTGCTATTCAACATAGGTCTGGATGATGATGGCAATAATGTGCTGGATGCTGGAGAAATCGATGCTACCCACACCATCTGTAATGGAATAGACGGAACAAATGGTACAGATGGAACAAATGGTACGAATGGACTCAATACATTAATCAAAGTAACTGCTCTGGGAAGAGGTGAATCATGCGCTAACGGAGGTATTCAAATCGAATCAGGTCTAGACACTAGTGGTGATGGAATCCTTGATGCTGGAGAAATCACAGCGACTCAAACGGTATGTCATGGAACCGATGGAGTAAATGGAACCAATGGATTAAACACCATCATAGAATCCACTAATATAGGAGTTGATTGTCCAAACGGTGGAGTGAGTCTATCCATGGGAGTGGACGATAATTCTAATGGAGTACTTGACGCTGGAGAAGAAGATGCCTCTGAAACCATCTGTAATGGAACCAATGGTAGCCTTGTAGATATAGCTACATTTTCTGGCTCTGCGAACGGCTGTCCCAATGGTGGATTAATCATTAGATCAGGTGTCGACGATAGCGGCGATGGAGTTTTGGACGCTGGCGAAGTAGACGACACACAATATGTCTGTAACGGCACCAATGGAACTAACGGAACGGATGGCACATCAGATGGGGTATATGAATTCTTCTATGCACAGGGATTGAATAGTTATGCAGCTGCTCTTGATTGCACAATAGATGAAGTAAATGTGGATGTAGCAAACGGAACTAGTGCTACACTTAGCGTATCTGCTAACAACCCAGAAGCTAGTATTGATAATGTAAATGCACTATTGAAGTTTGATCAAATCTCAAAATTGGCAGAGAAATTAACAGGCACCTACTATGTAATGGAAGCCACTTTATTTGTTACTTACTATCAGGATGATAAATCTGGGCATACCACAGATGGTTACCTTGGAGTAAAAGCACTTAAACCTGTGACTCCAGACATTACAGAAGGAGCAACCTGGAATACCATGAATGGTACAGATTCTTGGTTTGACATTGAATTAGGCTTCACAGCTAGTGATGCGGATGAATTTTCGGACGTTTACTCAACTGTCGAAATGGTTGGATCTGGAACCATCCCACTTCAACTCGATAGATCTAGAGTTGAAGAATGGATTAAAGGAAAAAATGAAGGCCTATGTCTTGAGATTTATAATAATAAAACATTAACCTCAAATCAAAAGACGGCAGTTTCACTTTACAGTTCTGACTACAAAGATGCAGACGCTACTACTGAATATGAGCTATACAAGCGCCCTACACTTTACATTAAAGTAATGGATCAAAATGCTGCAGGTCGTATGATGAAAGAATCTGAATCTGATTACAAAGCAAGATGGGCTAGTATGAGCTATGAAGAAAAAATGGCTCCATTGAAGAGAAGATAA
- a CDS encoding NUDIX hydrolase has protein sequence MSENSENKVAQHNETYKDGKPILVAVDNVIFGFDPEEEKLKVLLFQRQVEPQAGNWSLIGSFVGPDESAEFAAQRILTKFTGLKDVYLEHFQSYSEVERDPGARVISLGYYSLIRIDEQKDELVKSFNAKWFNVDEIPDLVIDHNQMVEDALHILQDDSRRKPIGFNLLPEKFTIPKLLKLYQEILQVELDDRNFRKKILSAGYLDRLDIKDKSSSKKGAYFYQFNVEKYFELIQNGYNLLLP, from the coding sequence ATGAGTGAAAATTCAGAAAATAAAGTTGCCCAGCACAATGAAACTTACAAAGACGGAAAGCCCATCCTTGTGGCAGTGGACAATGTAATCTTTGGATTTGATCCTGAAGAAGAAAAGCTAAAGGTACTGTTGTTTCAAAGACAAGTTGAACCCCAAGCTGGTAACTGGTCACTCATCGGTAGTTTTGTAGGACCAGACGAATCTGCTGAATTCGCCGCTCAGCGTATCTTGACCAAGTTCACCGGACTTAAAGATGTCTACCTGGAACATTTTCAATCTTATTCGGAAGTAGAACGAGATCCTGGAGCTAGAGTAATTTCCCTGGGCTATTACAGTCTGATTCGAATTGATGAGCAGAAAGATGAGCTGGTCAAATCTTTTAATGCCAAATGGTTTAATGTCGATGAAATACCCGATTTGGTCATCGATCACAATCAAATGGTAGAAGATGCACTTCACATCCTACAAGACGACTCCAGAAGAAAACCCATTGGCTTCAATCTATTGCCTGAAAAATTCACCATTCCGAAGTTGTTGAAACTGTATCAAGAAATACTACAAGTAGAACTTGATGACCGCAACTTCAGAAAGAAAATTCTATCTGCGGGCTATCTGGACCGACTGGATATTAAGGACAAATCCAGTTCAAAAAAAGGAGCTTACTTTTATCAATTCAATGTAGAAAAATATTTCGAACTCATCCAAAACGGCTACAACTTACTATTGCCATAA
- a CDS encoding response regulator, producing the protein MAEKKKLLYVDDEVANLNVFRIAFKRRYQVTTAGSAEEGLELLKNEKFDIIVCDHRMPGMTGVEMLQIVRDEYPEMKTIVISEYVNDEIIREAIKQFGLDGSMGKPWDAEELISIIEG; encoded by the coding sequence ATGGCGGAGAAAAAAAAATTACTGTATGTCGACGATGAGGTGGCCAACCTCAATGTGTTTAGAATAGCATTCAAGAGAAGATACCAAGTGACGACTGCAGGTAGTGCAGAAGAAGGGCTAGAACTTCTGAAAAATGAAAAGTTTGACATCATCGTCTGTGACCACAGAATGCCTGGTATGACTGGAGTAGAAATGCTTCAGATCGTAAGAGATGAATATCCTGAAATGAAGACAATCGTGATTTCCGAGTATGTCAATGATGAAATCATTCGTGAAGCAATCAAGCAATTCGGGTTAGACGGTAGCATGGGCAAGCCCTGGGATGCTGAAGAACTCATTTCTATCATAGAAGGATAA
- the galK gene encoding galactokinase produces the protein MEATIEKKEALLASYKEFFSEEPIVVKSPGRINLIGEHTDYNEGFVMPAAIDKGAYVSIAKSGSDQCKLIALDIDESYEFSIHDTLAPVEQGWVNYFLGVIDQYNKKGLKLEGFHMVFTSDVPLGAGLSSSAALECSFGYALSQLFGHEVSLIDVALMGQQAEHNFAGVKCGIMDQYASCLGRANHAVLLDCRSLEHQYIPCELGEYQLVLFDTAVKHNLASSEYNVRREQCERGVAALQTHFSGIHSLRDANLEQLNQVKDELDAKVYDRCAYVIEEYIRTLKAAEALRHGDIHELGELMFATHEGLSKKYEVSCKELDILYDIAQENENIIGARMMGGGFGGCTINLIKSSEVEKTIEVVVEKYKALTDVDLKYYLVAPGDGATKL, from the coding sequence ATGGAAGCGACTATTGAAAAAAAAGAGGCCTTGTTGGCTAGTTACAAAGAGTTTTTTAGCGAAGAGCCAATTGTGGTGAAATCACCAGGCCGGATCAATTTGATCGGAGAGCATACAGATTACAACGAAGGTTTTGTGATGCCTGCTGCTATCGACAAGGGAGCATATGTGTCTATCGCTAAGAGTGGCAGTGATCAGTGCAAATTGATCGCGCTTGATATCGATGAGAGCTATGAATTTTCTATCCATGACACTCTAGCACCTGTGGAACAAGGCTGGGTCAATTATTTTCTGGGAGTAATTGATCAATACAACAAAAAGGGATTGAAACTGGAAGGCTTTCATATGGTTTTTACCAGTGATGTGCCATTGGGGGCAGGACTTTCCTCTTCAGCGGCTTTGGAATGTTCTTTTGGGTACGCATTGAGTCAGTTGTTTGGTCATGAGGTGTCATTGATCGATGTGGCACTCATGGGCCAGCAGGCTGAGCATAATTTTGCTGGGGTCAAATGTGGGATCATGGATCAGTATGCCAGTTGCCTTGGTAGAGCCAATCACGCCGTGCTTTTGGATTGTCGCTCACTCGAACACCAATACATCCCTTGCGAATTGGGAGAGTATCAGTTGGTATTGTTCGATACAGCTGTGAAACACAATTTGGCTAGTTCGGAGTACAATGTACGTCGGGAACAGTGCGAGAGGGGAGTGGCAGCATTGCAAACGCATTTTTCAGGAATTCATTCTTTGAGAGATGCCAATCTCGAGCAATTGAATCAGGTGAAAGACGAACTAGATGCAAAGGTCTACGATCGATGTGCCTATGTGATCGAAGAATACATAAGAACCTTGAAGGCTGCTGAGGCTTTAAGACATGGAGACATTCATGAGTTGGGAGAGTTGATGTTTGCCACTCATGAGGGACTCAGCAAGAAGTATGAGGTGAGTTGTAAAGAGCTGGATATCCTTTATGACATAGCTCAAGAGAATGAAAATATAATTGGAGCCAGAATGATGGGCGGAGGCTTTGGAGGCTGTACCATCAACCTGATAAAGTCAAGTGAAGTAGAAAAAACGATTGAAGTAGTAGTCGAAAAGTATAAAGCGTTGACCGATGTGGATCTAAAATATTATCTTGTCGCCCCTGGCGATGGAGCCACTAAACTTTAA
- a CDS encoding UDP-glucose--hexose-1-phosphate uridylyltransferase — MFDSKEHSHRRWNALTGEWVQVSPHRSKRPWQGQVEKLEQERRPAHDPNCYLCAGNERVGGEINPDYKDTFVFTNDFAALQGDIPSGGENNGLLKSKSERGICKVICFSPRHDLTIPEMDVDAIAKVIDLWVEQCEEIGKMDYVNHIQIFENKGSVMGCSNPHPHGQIWAQESIPVEPMKKQFQQEKYRLDHGGDLLEDYIKQELESKERVLFENEHMVVLIPYWAVWPFEAMILPKKRMAYITGMNDAEKQAFAEAYQHLTIKYDNLFETSFPYSAGIHQAPYDNREHPEWHWHMSFYPPLLRSATVKKFMVGYEMFANPQRDITAESAAQRLRELSDVHYLKQ; from the coding sequence ATGTTTGATTCAAAGGAACACTCTCACAGACGATGGAATGCTCTGACAGGAGAATGGGTACAAGTTTCTCCACACAGGTCCAAAAGACCATGGCAGGGCCAGGTAGAGAAATTGGAACAGGAAAGGAGACCTGCTCATGATCCTAACTGCTATTTGTGTGCAGGCAATGAAAGAGTGGGAGGCGAGATAAATCCTGATTATAAGGATACTTTCGTTTTCACTAATGACTTTGCTGCCTTACAGGGAGATATTCCTTCGGGGGGAGAAAACAATGGTCTATTGAAGTCGAAAAGTGAGCGTGGGATCTGCAAAGTAATTTGCTTTTCACCAAGACACGATTTGACCATTCCAGAGATGGACGTAGATGCGATTGCTAAAGTGATTGACCTTTGGGTTGAGCAATGTGAGGAGATTGGCAAAATGGATTATGTCAATCACATTCAGATATTTGAAAACAAAGGCAGTGTGATGGGGTGTTCTAATCCCCATCCACATGGCCAAATATGGGCGCAAGAGTCCATTCCTGTAGAGCCGATGAAAAAGCAGTTTCAGCAGGAAAAGTATAGGTTGGATCATGGCGGTGATCTACTAGAGGATTATATCAAACAGGAACTAGAATCGAAAGAGCGTGTTCTTTTCGAGAATGAGCATATGGTGGTTTTGATTCCTTATTGGGCAGTTTGGCCATTCGAAGCTATGATTTTGCCTAAAAAGAGAATGGCTTATATCACCGGGATGAACGACGCAGAGAAACAAGCTTTTGCGGAGGCCTATCAGCACCTGACGATCAAGTATGACAATTTGTTCGAGACTTCATTCCCTTATTCGGCAGGTATTCATCAGGCGCCTTATGACAACCGTGAGCATCCTGAATGGCATTGGCACATGTCTTTTTATCCGCCCTTACTTCGATCTGCTACGGTCAAGAAGTTTATGGTGGGCTATGAGATGTTCGCCAATCCACAAAGAGATATAACGGCAGAGTCGGCTGCACAGCGATTAAGAGAACTATCAGATGTTCATTATTTGAAACAGTGA
- a CDS encoding DUF2721 domain-containing protein: MQLDISTPALLFPAITLLLLAYTNRFLGLASLIRDLHNRHHQDQNYQPVVEQIKNLRTRLGMIRRMQALGVLSFLLTVTCMIALFQKSYEVANYLFGAALVALLLSLVFSLIEIQISTKALNIELSDMEDKL, translated from the coding sequence TTGCAGCTAGATATATCTACACCGGCCTTATTATTTCCAGCCATTACACTTTTGTTGCTGGCTTATACCAATCGTTTTTTAGGTTTAGCTTCCCTTATCCGAGATTTGCACAATCGCCATCATCAGGATCAAAATTATCAACCCGTAGTTGAGCAGATCAAAAACCTAAGAACTCGCTTGGGGATGATTAGAAGAATGCAGGCACTAGGTGTGTTGAGTTTTCTGCTGACTGTGACTTGCATGATTGCCCTTTTTCAAAAAAGTTATGAGGTGGCCAACTACCTCTTTGGTGCGGCGCTCGTAGCACTTCTACTTTCTTTGGTGTTTTCCCTTATCGAAATTCAAATCTCTACTAAGGCACTCAATATCGAGTTGAGTGATATGGAGGATAAGCTTTAA
- a CDS encoding sodium/sugar symporter, with translation MNFSTLDFIIFGAYCAVILGVGLFVSRDKKGHEKSAEDYFLAGKSLPWWAIGASLIAANISAEQFIGMSGSGFALGLAIASYEWMAAITLLIVGKYFLPIFIEKGLYTIPEFVEKRFSTNLKTILAIFWIALYVFVNLSSVLYLGSLALETIMGIPMMYGVIGLALFAAAYSLYGGLSAVAWTDVIQVIFLVLGGLITTYLALDVVSDGAGMMAGFKHLIDAAPDRFHMILEESNDQYMNLPGIWVLIGGMWVANIYYWGFNQYIIQRTLAAKSLEESQKGIALAAFLKLIIPFIVVVPGIAAYVIINDPEMMARIGDAGQMNLPGVGQADKAYPWLLQLLPSGLKGIAFAALTAAVVSSLASMLNSTSTIFTMDIYKEYINKNASEKQMVSTGRLTAGIALVVACIMAPLLGGIDQAFQFIQEYTGIVSPGILAVFLLGLFWKKTTNSAAIWGAILSIPIAVALKFVPGMPFMNQMGLTAIGTMIVIAIISQVTGKGQEDPKGIEITKDLFKTSPTFNISAFVICLLTAILYALFW, from the coding sequence ATGAATTTTTCAACGTTAGATTTTATTATTTTCGGTGCTTATTGTGCCGTGATTTTAGGAGTAGGATTGTTTGTCTCTCGAGACAAAAAAGGGCACGAAAAGAGTGCAGAGGATTATTTTTTAGCGGGTAAGTCACTGCCCTGGTGGGCGATTGGTGCATCGTTGATTGCAGCCAATATTTCAGCCGAGCAATTTATCGGTATGTCTGGTTCTGGTTTTGCTCTGGGATTGGCGATTGCTTCATACGAATGGATGGCTGCCATTACCCTTTTGATTGTAGGAAAGTACTTTCTCCCTATTTTCATCGAAAAAGGACTTTATACCATTCCTGAATTCGTAGAGAAACGATTCAGTACGAATCTGAAGACGATTTTGGCGATCTTCTGGATTGCACTCTATGTATTCGTGAATTTAAGTTCTGTATTGTATCTCGGGTCTTTGGCTCTTGAAACCATCATGGGTATCCCGATGATGTATGGAGTGATAGGACTGGCACTTTTTGCTGCTGCTTATTCCCTTTATGGTGGATTGTCAGCTGTAGCCTGGACTGATGTGATTCAGGTTATCTTCCTGGTTTTGGGAGGGTTGATTACCACGTATCTGGCACTAGATGTAGTCTCTGATGGAGCAGGTATGATGGCTGGATTCAAACACTTAATTGATGCAGCGCCAGATCGTTTCCATATGATCTTAGAAGAATCAAATGACCAATACATGAACCTTCCGGGTATTTGGGTATTGATAGGTGGTATGTGGGTTGCCAATATTTATTATTGGGGATTCAACCAGTACATCATTCAAAGAACCCTGGCTGCTAAGTCACTGGAAGAATCACAAAAAGGTATTGCGTTGGCGGCCTTTTTGAAGTTGATCATTCCATTTATTGTAGTAGTACCTGGTATTGCTGCCTATGTTATCATCAACGACCCTGAAATGATGGCTAGAATCGGAGATGCGGGTCAGATGAACTTACCAGGAGTGGGACAGGCTGATAAAGCTTATCCATGGCTGCTTCAATTGCTGCCTTCAGGACTGAAAGGAATTGCATTTGCTGCCTTGACTGCTGCAGTAGTATCATCTTTGGCCTCTATGCTTAACTCTACTTCGACGATTTTTACCATGGATATTTATAAGGAGTACATCAACAAGAATGCTTCTGAAAAACAAATGGTAAGCACAGGACGTCTGACAGCAGGTATAGCTTTGGTAGTGGCTTGTATTATGGCCCCATTGTTGGGTGGAATTGACCAGGCTTTCCAATTCATTCAGGAGTATACAGGAATCGTGAGTCCGGGTATTTTAGCGGTATTCCTACTAGGACTATTCTGGAAGAAAACGACCAACTCAGCTGCGATCTGGGGTGCAATCTTGTCTATTCCAATTGCAGTGGCATTGAAATTTGTACCTGGTATGCCTTTCATGAACCAAATGGGTTTGACAGCCATCGGTACCATGATTGTGATTGCGATCATTAGCCAGGTCACGGGTAAAGGGCAAGAAGATCCAAAGGGCATCGAGATTACCAAGGATCTATTTAAGACGAGTCCTACTTTTAATATTTCGGCATTTGTGATCTGTCTACTGACAGCCATATTATATGCCTTGTTCTGGTAA
- the galE gene encoding UDP-glucose 4-epimerase GalE produces MSKKKILVTGGLGYIGSHTVVELMEAGYEVHIVDDLSNAEENVLDRIEQIVGSRPMFTELDLKNEQAVEALIAEGSFDAVVHFAASKSVGESAENPLLYYHNNLLGMVSLIAGMKKHGVSNIVFSSSCTVYGQPDVLPVTEQTPIKPAESPYGNTKKVGEDILRDSARAYEGIQAIALRYFNPIGAHSSSLIGERPKGVPNNLMPYLMQVATGEREVLSVFGDDYDTPDGTAVRDYIHVVDLAKAHVIAVERQLNGTQKESYEFFNLGSGSGYSVLEIIQSFEKVNGVKVNYKIADRRAGDIEKIYADNSYAKSELGWEAQLSLDDMMSSAWQWQQKLEQN; encoded by the coding sequence ATGTCAAAAAAGAAGATTTTAGTAACAGGAGGTTTAGGCTATATCGGTTCTCACACAGTGGTGGAGTTGATGGAGGCTGGGTATGAAGTTCATATCGTTGATGATTTGTCGAATGCCGAGGAGAACGTATTAGATCGGATAGAGCAGATCGTGGGGAGCCGACCGATGTTCACCGAGTTAGATTTGAAAAATGAACAGGCAGTTGAAGCATTGATTGCTGAAGGAAGTTTCGATGCGGTTGTTCATTTTGCTGCTTCTAAGTCGGTGGGGGAGTCTGCTGAGAACCCACTCTTGTACTATCACAACAATCTTCTAGGTATGGTAAGTTTGATTGCAGGAATGAAAAAACACGGTGTGTCTAACATCGTGTTTTCATCCTCTTGTACTGTATATGGTCAGCCAGATGTGCTGCCAGTTACTGAGCAGACACCTATTAAACCTGCAGAATCCCCCTATGGGAATACCAAAAAAGTAGGGGAGGACATACTCAGGGATAGTGCCAGGGCTTATGAGGGAATTCAAGCCATCGCTTTGCGTTACTTCAATCCTATCGGAGCGCACAGTTCTTCATTGATAGGAGAGAGACCCAAAGGAGTGCCTAACAATCTAATGCCTTATCTGATGCAAGTCGCAACTGGTGAAAGAGAGGTGTTAAGTGTGTTTGGTGATGACTATGATACACCCGATGGTACTGCAGTAAGAGACTATATCCATGTAGTAGATCTGGCTAAGGCTCATGTGATAGCTGTGGAGAGACAATTGAATGGCACGCAAAAAGAATCTTATGAATTTTTCAATCTGGGTTCAGGCTCAGGTTATTCCGTTTTAGAAATCATTCAATCTTTCGAGAAGGTGAATGGAGTGAAAGTGAATTATAAAATCGCCGATCGTAGAGCTGGTGATATTGAAAAGATATATGCTGATAATAGCTACGCTAAAAGCGAATTGGGCTGGGAAGCTCAACTGAGTCTTGATGATATGATGTCATCGGCATGGCAGTGGCAGCAAAAGTTAGAACAAAATTAA